The Rhodoferax ferrireducens T118 DNA segment GATTTCAACGACGACACGCCTTACACACCAGCCTGGCAGGAGCGCATCACCGGCACGCCGCGCGAGCAGCTCATCACGGTGGCGCGCCAGTTTGCCGAAAACGCCGACAAGACGCAGGGCAAGTCGATGGTGATCATTGGCGCGGCCATGACCCACTGGTACCACTGCGACATGAACTACCGCGGTGTCATCAACATGTTGATGATGTGCGGCTGCATTGGCCAAAGCGGCGGCGGCTGGGCGCACTACGTGGGCCAGGAAAAACTCAGGCCCCAGACCGGCTGGACCGCACTCGCCTTTGCGCTGGACTGGGTGCGCCCGCCGCGGCAAATGAATGGCACCAGCTTCTTTTACACCCACACCGATCAGTGGCGCTATGAAAAACTGGGTGTGGATGAAATCCTGTCGCCGCTGGCTGACAAGTCCAAATTTGGCGGCAGCATGATTGACTACAACGTGCGCGCCGAGCGCATGGGCTGGTTGCCGTCGGCACCCCAACTCAAGACCAATCCGTTCCAGGTGGTACGCGACGCCTTTGCTGCGGGCATGGACGCCAAAGACTACACCGTCAAGAGCCTGAAAGACGGCTCGCTGCAGATGAGCTGCGAGGACCCGGACCATCCTGACAACTGGCCGCGCAACATGTTCATCTGGCGCTCCAACATCTTGGGCTCCAGCGGCAAGGGACACGAGTACTTTTTGAAGCATCTGCTGGGCACCACGCATGGCGTGCAAGGCAAGGACCTGGGCGCTGACGAAGCCCGGCCGACCGAAGTGGTCTGGCATGACAATGCCCCTGAAGGCAAGCTGGACCTGGTTGTGACGCTGGACTTCCGCATGAGCACCACCTGCCTGTACTCCGACATCGTGCTGCCGACCGCCACCTGGTACGAGAAGAACGACCTCAACACCAGTGACATGCACCCCTTCATTCACCCGCTGTCCACCGCCGTGGACCCGGCCTGGCAGTCCCGCAGCGACTGGGAAATCTACAAAGGCTTTGCCAAGAAATTCAGCGAAGTGTGTGTCGGCCATCTGGGCGTTGAGCGTGAAATGGTGCTGACGCCCTTGATGCACGATTCCCCCGCCGAGCTTGCGCAGCCGTTTGGCGTGCAAGACTGGAAACGTGGCGAGATTGACCTGATCCCCGGCAAGACCGCACCCAATATGACGGTGGTGGAGCGGGATTATCCGAATGTGTACAAGCGCTTCACGGCCCTGGGCCCGCTGATGAACAAGGTCGGCAACGCTGGCAAGGGCATCGCTTGGAACACACAGACCGAGGTCAGACAACTCGGTGAGCTCAACGGACTGGAAACGGCTGAGGGGGTGACCTGCGGCATGCCCAAAATTGAAACCGACATCGACGCCTGTGAGGTGATCCTGCAGCTCGCACCGGAAACCAACGGGCACGTGGCCGTCAAAGCCTGGGAGGCTTTGAGCAAACAGACCGGGCGGGACCACACCCACCTGGCGATACACCGTGAAGACGAAAAGATACGCTTTCGCGATATTCAGGCGCAGCCGCGCAAGATCATCAGCTCGCCGACCTGGAGCGGCATTGAGTCCGAAACCGTTTCCTACACCGCCAACTACACCAATGTGCATGAGTACATTCCATGGCGCACCCTCACCGGTCGCCAGCAGTTCTACATGGATCATCCGTGGATGGCCGCGTTTGGCGAAGGCTTCACCAGCTACCGCCCACCGGTTGACCTCAAGACCACCGCCGGAATCCAGGGCATCAAGCCCAACGGCAACACGGAGATTGCGCTGAACTTCATCACGCCGCACCAGAAGTGGGGTATTCACTCCACCTACAGCGACAACCTGATGATGCTCACGCTCAGCCGTGGGGGTGCCATCGTCTGGATTAGCGAAGACGACGCCAAGAGCGCGGGCATTGAGGACAACGACTGGATCGAGCTGTTCAACGTCAACGGTGCATTAACGGCGCGCGCGGTGGTCAGCCAACGGGTCAAGCCCGGCATGGTGATGATGTACCACGCACAGGAAAAGATCATCAACATCCCGGGCTCCGAGATCACCGGTGGCCGGGGCGGCATTCACAACTCGGTGACCCGCATTGTGCTCAAGCCGACTCACATGATTGGTGGCTACGCGCAATTCAGTTACGGCTTCAACTACTACGGAACCATTGGCACCAACCGCGATGAGTTTGTCGTGGTGCGCAAGATGAACAAGGTGGATTGGCTGGATGACGACTCTGGTGCAACCGACAACTCGACCGCAGCCCACGCCTAAGGAGAACGAATATGAAAATACGCGCACAAATTGGCATGGTGCTGAACCTGGACAAGTGCATCGGTTGCCACACCTGTTCCGTCACCTGCAAAAACGTCTGGACCAGCCGCCCTGGCATGGAATACGCCTGGTTCAACAACGTCGAGACCAAACCCGGCATTGGCTACCCCAAGGAGTGGGAAAACCAGGACAAATGGAATGGGGGCTGGCATCGATTAGCCAGTGGCAAGATCGAGCCGCGCCAGGGAGCCAAGTGGAAATTGCTGATGCGCATCTTCGCCAACCCGAACCTGCCCGAAATCGATGACTATTACGAGCCTTTCACCTTTGACTACGAACACTTGCAGTCGGCACCTGAATCCAAGGCGGTACCGACAGCGCGCCCGCGCAGCCTGATCACCGGCCAGCGGATGGAGAAAATCGAATGGGGCCCGAACTGGGAAGAAATTCTGGGCGGCGAATTCTCCAAACGCAGCAAGGACAAGAACTTCGACGATATCCAGAAGGACATCTACGGGCAGTTTGAAAACACCTTCATGATGTACCTGCCAAGGCTGTGTGAGCACTGCCTGAATCCGGCCTGCGTGGCGAGCTGCCCCTCAGGCTCGATCTACAAGCGCGAGGAAGACGGCATTGTGCTGATTGACCAGGACAAATGCCGTGGCTGGCGCATGTGCGTCTCGGGCTGCCCCTACAAGAAGATTTACTACAACTGGAAGAGTGGCAAGGCAGAGAAGTGCATCTTCTGCTACCCGCGTATTGAAGCCGGTCAGCCGACCGTGTGTTCGGAAACCTGCGTCGGCCGTATTCGTTACCTTGGCGTGCTGCTGTACGATGCCGACCGGATTCAGGAAGCCGCCAGCGTCGAACATGATCGCGATCTGTACCAGGCCCAGTTGGACATCTTCCTTGATCCCAACGACCCCAAGGTGATCGAACAGGCTAGAGCCGACGGCATTCCCGACAATTGGATGATTGCGGCACGCAAGAGCCCGGTGTACAAGATGGCCGTTGACTGGAAAGTCGCCCTGCCGCTGCATCCCGAGTACCGCACGCTGCCGATGGTCTGGTATGTGCCACCGCTGTCACCCATCAGTGCCGCCGCCAATGCCGGTCACATCGGCACCAACGGTGAAATTCCGGACGTGAAACAACTGCGCATCCCGGTCAAGTATTTGGCCAATCTGCTGACCGCTGGCGACACCCAACCGGTCGAGCGCGCACTGGAGCGCATGCTCGCCATGCGGGCGTACCAGCGTGAAAAACATGTCGATGGCCGCATCAATACGGCGGCTCTGGATCAGGTCCACATGACCCAGGCCGAGGTCGAAGAGATGTACCACGTGATGGCGATTGCCAATTACGAGGATCGTTTTGTGATCCCGAGCACGCACCGCGAGTATGCAGAGAACACCTTCGATGTGCGCGGCGGCTGCGGCTTCTCGTTTGGCAATGGCTGCTCGGATGGCGCCAGCGAAGTGAGTCTGTTTGGCGGCCCCAAGCGCCGCACCATTCCAATCAAGGCGGGAGTCTGACCATGGCACTCAAAAGCGCTTCTATCACCCTGCGCGTGCTGGCACGCCTGCTGTCCTACCCCAACGCCGCACTCAAAAGCGACCTGGCTGACATGCAGAGCGCTGTTCACGCCGAGCAGGCCCTGGGCAAGGATCGACTGGCTGAGATCGACGCACTCACCAAGCACCTGGCGCACAGTGACACGCTGGAACTTGAGGGCGAGTTCGTCGAACTGTTTGACCGGGGTCACGCCACCTCACTGCACCTGTTCGAGCATGTGCATGGCGACTCGCGCGAGCGCGGCCCGGCCATGATTGACCTGGTGCAGACCTACGAAAAAGCGGGTTTGTTTCTGGGGCCAGATGAAATGCCGGACTACTTGCCGGTGGTGCTTGAATTTGTGTCCACCCAACCGCCCAAAGAAGCCCGCGCTTTTCTGGGTGAGATGGCGCACATTTTCAACGCCATCTTCAATGCCTTGCAGGAGCGCCAAAGCGCTTATGCCAGTGTTTTGGGTGCCTTGCTGGAACTCAGCGGCGAGAAAGCATCACCGGTCAAGGTCATCCCTGACGAGGCACTCGATGCGGCTTGGGAAGAGCCGGTGGTGTTTGATGGCTGCTCCTCCAAAGGGCAAGCCAAACCCGGCCAGGCCCAAGCCATTCACTTTGTCAAACCCGATGCGGCGAAAACCTCCGCGCGAGCTACCGCAACTGCTGGAGCCACACGATGAACACCCTTAACCACTTCTTGTTCGGCATCTACCCCTACATCTGCCTGGTCGTTTTTTTGCTGGGCAGCCTGATCCGCTTTGACCGGGATCAGTACACCTGGAAGAGCGATTCATCGCAGATGCTCAAAGCCGGACAGCTGCGATGGGGAAGCAACCTGTTTCATATCGGTGTGTTGTTTCTGTTTTTCGGCCATTTCGCCGGCCTGCTCACGCCGCACTTTGTCTATGAGCGTTTCGTCAGTGCGGGTGACAAACAATTGATGGCCATGATCAGTGGCGGTATCGCAGGGCTGATAGGGTTTGCCGGTGTCAGCATCCTGCTGCACCGCCGCCTGGCCGAGCCCCGCATTCGCATCAACTCCAAAACCAGTGACATCGTGCTGCTCATCCTGCTCTGGCTCCAGTTCGCGCTCGGCCTGGCGACCGTGCCCTTGTCGGCTCAGCATCTGGACGGCAGTCTGATGATGAGGCTGGCAGCCTGGGCACAGTACATCGTGACGTTCCAGCCGGGCGCAGTTGACTTGCTGGCCGAGGCGGGCTGGATTTTCAAGATGCACATGTTTCTGGGCATGAGCATTTTCCTGATCTTTCCGTTTACCCGGCTGGTCCACGTCTGGAGCGGTTTTGGTACGGTCACGTATTTGATGCGTCCCTACCAGGTGGTACGCGCCCGTCGCTTGAACGTGCCGGCCGGTCAGAACCAACCCCGCCAACCCGGCGCGGGCGTGTAAGGAATCACCCATGCAAGTCAACATGCCATCTCAACCAGAAATTGCGCGCATCAACGGTTTGGCACTGCACGCGGCAGACGAAGTACTGTCCGCCGACGAGCTGCGCCAACGTGCCTGTTCCGAACTGTTGCGCCAAGCCGCTATTGCCAAATGCTTGCTCCCCGCCAGCGACACCTTGTCCACCGACGGCGTATTGAGCGAAGACGCCAGCAGCGCGATTGAAGCCTTGCTGGAGCAAAGCTTGGCCATTCCGGAGCCCTCAGAGGAGGCGTGCAGGCGCCACCACGCCGCGCACATTGCCCTCTACAGCACCGGCGAGCGGATCGAAGTACGGCACATTCTGTTCGCCGTGACACAAGGCGTTGATGTGGTGGCTTTGCGCAATCGCGCCGAGACCACCCTGCTCGACGTGCGCTGCCATGACGGAACCGGTGCTGAGGACAGATTTGCCAAAGCAGCCAGCACCCTGTCCAACTGCCCGAGCGGGGCACAGGGTGGCCACCTGGGCTGGCTGGTCGCCGCGGACTGTGCCCCCGAGTTCGCCAAGGAGCTCTTTGGCCACACTGAGGTCGGTGTACTGCCGCGTCTGGTGCACAGCCGCTTTGGTTTACATGTGGTTGAAGTGCTGGCGCGCGAGCCCGGGGCTGAACAGCCGTTTGAGGCCGTCAGAGGAGCTGTCGCGATGTCACTGCGGCAAAAAACTTACGTGACCGCCTTGCGTCAATATTTGCAGCTGTTGGCCGGCCAGGCGGACATCGCTGGGGTCGACCTGGAGGCGTCGGAGACAGCCCTGGTTCAGTGACCGCGCCATCAATGGAAGCGACGCTCTAACCGAGGGCGTCGTTCACTTGGTCGTTGAACTCGGCCAGACTGACAGCATTGCCAATCTCGCGA contains these protein-coding regions:
- a CDS encoding nitrate reductase subunit alpha, with translation MSHFLDRLTYFSQPKEPFSGEHGVTTGEDRTWEDAYRDRWAHDKIVRSTHGVNCTGSCSWKIYVKGGIVTWETQQTDYPRTRWDMPNHEPRGCARGASYSWYLYSANRVKYPMVRGRLLKLWREARQSHDPVDAWASIAQSEPKRREYQSVRGLGGFVRSSWEEVNEMVAAANVYTIKQHGPDRIIGFSPIPAMSMVSYAAGSRYLSLIGGVPISFYDWYCDLPPASPQVWGEQTDVPESADWYNSTFIIAWGSNVPQTRTPDAHFFTEVRYKGAKTVAVTPDYSEVAKLSDIWMKPKQGTDAAVAMAMGHVILKEFYFPDGGKPRSAYFDNYVRRYTDMPMLVMLKEHQLPNGDTVMVPDRYVRASDFNGKLGAANNPEWKTVAFDDNGKVVLPNGAIGFRWGADGRADEGQWNLEAKEARHGTEVKLKLSVLEGENPSSETAKVGFPYFGGIVSEHFPNNATGAGANNVLVRTVPVQRISLGKEGDQRDALVATVFDLQVANYGVARGLPGELAAKDFNDDTPYTPAWQERITGTPREQLITVARQFAENADKTQGKSMVIIGAAMTHWYHCDMNYRGVINMLMMCGCIGQSGGGWAHYVGQEKLRPQTGWTALAFALDWVRPPRQMNGTSFFYTHTDQWRYEKLGVDEILSPLADKSKFGGSMIDYNVRAERMGWLPSAPQLKTNPFQVVRDAFAAGMDAKDYTVKSLKDGSLQMSCEDPDHPDNWPRNMFIWRSNILGSSGKGHEYFLKHLLGTTHGVQGKDLGADEARPTEVVWHDNAPEGKLDLVVTLDFRMSTTCLYSDIVLPTATWYEKNDLNTSDMHPFIHPLSTAVDPAWQSRSDWEIYKGFAKKFSEVCVGHLGVEREMVLTPLMHDSPAELAQPFGVQDWKRGEIDLIPGKTAPNMTVVERDYPNVYKRFTALGPLMNKVGNAGKGIAWNTQTEVRQLGELNGLETAEGVTCGMPKIETDIDACEVILQLAPETNGHVAVKAWEALSKQTGRDHTHLAIHREDEKIRFRDIQAQPRKIISSPTWSGIESETVSYTANYTNVHEYIPWRTLTGRQQFYMDHPWMAAFGEGFTSYRPPVDLKTTAGIQGIKPNGNTEIALNFITPHQKWGIHSTYSDNLMMLTLSRGGAIVWISEDDAKSAGIEDNDWIELFNVNGALTARAVVSQRVKPGMVMMYHAQEKIINIPGSEITGGRGGIHNSVTRIVLKPTHMIGGYAQFSYGFNYYGTIGTNRDEFVVVRKMNKVDWLDDDSGATDNSTAAHA
- the narH gene encoding nitrate reductase subunit beta; amino-acid sequence: MKIRAQIGMVLNLDKCIGCHTCSVTCKNVWTSRPGMEYAWFNNVETKPGIGYPKEWENQDKWNGGWHRLASGKIEPRQGAKWKLLMRIFANPNLPEIDDYYEPFTFDYEHLQSAPESKAVPTARPRSLITGQRMEKIEWGPNWEEILGGEFSKRSKDKNFDDIQKDIYGQFENTFMMYLPRLCEHCLNPACVASCPSGSIYKREEDGIVLIDQDKCRGWRMCVSGCPYKKIYYNWKSGKAEKCIFCYPRIEAGQPTVCSETCVGRIRYLGVLLYDADRIQEAASVEHDRDLYQAQLDIFLDPNDPKVIEQARADGIPDNWMIAARKSPVYKMAVDWKVALPLHPEYRTLPMVWYVPPLSPISAAANAGHIGTNGEIPDVKQLRIPVKYLANLLTAGDTQPVERALERMLAMRAYQREKHVDGRINTAALDQVHMTQAEVEEMYHVMAIANYEDRFVIPSTHREYAENTFDVRGGCGFSFGNGCSDGASEVSLFGGPKRRTIPIKAGV
- the narJ gene encoding nitrate reductase molybdenum cofactor assembly chaperone, with translation MALKSASITLRVLARLLSYPNAALKSDLADMQSAVHAEQALGKDRLAEIDALTKHLAHSDTLELEGEFVELFDRGHATSLHLFEHVHGDSRERGPAMIDLVQTYEKAGLFLGPDEMPDYLPVVLEFVSTQPPKEARAFLGEMAHIFNAIFNALQERQSAYASVLGALLELSGEKASPVKVIPDEALDAAWEEPVVFDGCSSKGQAKPGQAQAIHFVKPDAAKTSARATATAGATR
- the narI gene encoding respiratory nitrate reductase subunit gamma is translated as MNTLNHFLFGIYPYICLVVFLLGSLIRFDRDQYTWKSDSSQMLKAGQLRWGSNLFHIGVLFLFFGHFAGLLTPHFVYERFVSAGDKQLMAMISGGIAGLIGFAGVSILLHRRLAEPRIRINSKTSDIVLLILLWLQFALGLATVPLSAQHLDGSLMMRLAAWAQYIVTFQPGAVDLLAEAGWIFKMHMFLGMSIFLIFPFTRLVHVWSGFGTVTYLMRPYQVVRARRLNVPAGQNQPRQPGAGV
- a CDS encoding peptidylprolyl isomerase, which encodes MPSQPEIARINGLALHAADEVLSADELRQRACSELLRQAAIAKCLLPASDTLSTDGVLSEDASSAIEALLEQSLAIPEPSEEACRRHHAAHIALYSTGERIEVRHILFAVTQGVDVVALRNRAETTLLDVRCHDGTGAEDRFAKAASTLSNCPSGAQGGHLGWLVAADCAPEFAKELFGHTEVGVLPRLVHSRFGLHVVEVLAREPGAEQPFEAVRGAVAMSLRQKTYVTALRQYLQLLAGQADIAGVDLEASETALVQ